Proteins from a single region of Acidovorax sp. NCPPB 3576:
- the cobW gene encoding cobalamin biosynthesis protein CobW, with product MQTSKIPATIVTGFLGSGKTTLLRHILDNADGRRIAVIVNEFGELGIDGEILKGCGIGCDDAGNEREGALYELANGCMCCTVQEEFFPVMKLLAERRDQIDAVLIETSGLALPKPLVQAFQWPEIANVFTVDAVVTVVDTPAAASGQFAANPQAVDALRRADPNLDHESPLHELFEDQLSAADLVVLNKTDLVDADALARVQALVRAEIPSSVKVVQSEQGRLPLDVLLGLSKASEASIDQRQSHHDHEEDHDHDEFDAHVIDLPAVDRDRLLTALAGLVEQHAILRVKGFAAIPGKPMRWLLQGVGRRLDHHFDRAWREGEDRRTRLVFIGQALDAAALRAGLDGVGA from the coding sequence ATGCAAACGTCCAAGATTCCCGCCACCATCGTCACCGGCTTCCTGGGCAGCGGCAAGACCACGCTGCTGCGCCACATCCTCGACAACGCCGACGGCCGCCGCATCGCGGTGATCGTCAACGAGTTCGGCGAACTCGGCATCGACGGCGAGATCCTCAAGGGCTGCGGCATCGGCTGCGACGATGCGGGCAACGAGCGCGAAGGCGCGCTCTACGAACTGGCCAACGGCTGCATGTGCTGCACGGTGCAGGAAGAGTTTTTTCCAGTGATGAAGCTCCTGGCCGAGCGGCGCGACCAGATCGATGCGGTGCTCATCGAGACCTCGGGCCTGGCGCTGCCCAAGCCGCTGGTGCAGGCCTTCCAGTGGCCGGAGATCGCGAACGTATTCACCGTGGATGCGGTGGTGACGGTGGTGGACACGCCGGCCGCCGCGAGCGGCCAGTTCGCCGCCAATCCGCAGGCCGTGGACGCCCTGCGCCGCGCGGACCCCAACCTCGACCACGAGTCCCCGCTGCATGAACTGTTCGAGGATCAGCTCTCCGCTGCGGACCTGGTGGTGCTCAACAAGACCGACCTGGTGGACGCCGATGCGTTGGCCCGCGTGCAGGCGCTGGTGCGCGCGGAGATTCCCTCTTCCGTGAAGGTGGTGCAGTCCGAGCAGGGCCGCCTGCCGCTGGATGTGCTGCTGGGCCTGTCCAAGGCGTCCGAGGCCTCCATCGACCAGCGCCAGAGCCACCATGACCATGAAGAAGACCACGACCACGACGAGTTCGACGCGCACGTGATCGACCTGCCGGCCGTGGACCGCGACCGCCTGTTGACCGCCTTGGCGGGCCTCGTGGAGCAGCACGCCATCCTGCGCGTGAAGGGCTTCGCCGCCATTCCGGGCAAACCCATGCGTTGGCTCCTGCAAGGCGTGGGCCGGCGCCTGGATCACCACTTCGACCGCGCATGGCGCGAGGGCGAGGACCGCCGCACGCGGCTGGTGTTCATCGGCCAGGCGCTGGACGCCGCCGCACTGCGTGCCGGGCTCGACGGCGTTGGCGCCTGA
- a CDS encoding multidrug effflux MFS transporter, with product MNPEAHNIWRAPRWALAVLLALLGMLGPFSIDTYIPAFSGIAAALGASPVEMQQTLSAYLFGFAFMTLFHGALSDSFGRRPVVLWGIAVFTLASAGCAMSESIGQLVIFRALQGLSAGAGIVVSRAVIRDMFPPAQAQQVMSQVTIYFGVAPAIAPIIGGWLFVHAGWHSVFWFLTGIGAALWLANYRLLPETLHVEQRQPFNARHLLRGYWELGSSPRFLLLALASGVPFNGMFLYVLAAPAFLGDHLGLAPTHFFWFFVLTISGIMGGAWLSGRLAGRIAPKRQIRHGFLIMFSMSILNLLANWLFKAHVSWALLPIAVFAFGWALMVPVVTLLVLDLHPERRGMASSLQAFVGSSANGLVAGVVAPLVMHSTLWLAGASLGMMCVGLGAWVYLHHRWPDVGRTATAD from the coding sequence ATGAACCCTGAAGCCCACAACATCTGGCGCGCACCGCGCTGGGCCCTGGCCGTCCTGCTGGCACTGCTGGGCATGCTGGGCCCTTTTTCCATCGACACCTACATTCCCGCGTTCTCAGGGATCGCCGCGGCACTGGGCGCCTCCCCGGTGGAAATGCAGCAAACGCTGTCGGCTTACCTGTTCGGCTTTGCCTTCATGACGCTGTTCCACGGAGCGCTGTCGGACAGCTTCGGGCGCAGGCCCGTGGTGCTGTGGGGCATTGCCGTGTTCACTCTGGCGTCGGCAGGTTGTGCGATGTCGGAAAGCATCGGCCAACTGGTCATCTTCCGCGCGCTGCAAGGCCTCTCGGCGGGTGCCGGCATCGTGGTGTCGCGCGCAGTGATCCGCGACATGTTCCCGCCTGCCCAGGCGCAGCAGGTGATGAGCCAGGTCACCATCTATTTCGGAGTGGCACCAGCCATCGCCCCCATCATCGGCGGCTGGCTGTTCGTGCACGCAGGATGGCACAGCGTGTTCTGGTTTCTGACCGGCATCGGGGCGGCGCTCTGGCTGGCCAACTACCGCCTGCTGCCGGAAACGTTGCATGTCGAGCAACGCCAGCCGTTCAATGCGCGGCATTTGCTTCGCGGCTATTGGGAGCTGGGCTCGAGCCCTCGCTTTCTGCTGCTGGCGCTGGCCAGCGGTGTCCCGTTCAATGGCATGTTCCTGTACGTGCTGGCAGCGCCGGCCTTCCTGGGCGACCACCTGGGGCTTGCCCCCACGCATTTCTTCTGGTTCTTCGTGCTGACGATCTCGGGGATCATGGGCGGTGCCTGGCTCAGCGGGCGGCTGGCGGGGCGCATCGCGCCCAAGCGGCAGATCCGCCACGGCTTCCTGATCATGTTCTCGATGTCGATCCTGAACCTGCTCGCGAACTGGCTGTTCAAGGCGCACGTGTCCTGGGCGCTGCTGCCCATCGCGGTGTTCGCATTCGGCTGGGCGCTCATGGTGCCGGTGGTCACTCTGCTGGTGCTGGACTTGCACCCGGAGCGGCGCGGCATGGCGTCGTCGCTGCAGGCCTTCGTCGGGTCATCCGCCAACGGGCTGGTGGCGGGTGTCGTCGCGCCGCTGGTCATGCATTCCACGCTGTGGCTGGCCGGTGCCTCACTGGGAATGATGTGCGTGGGGCTGGGTGCCTGGGTTTACCTGCACCACCGTTGGCCGGACGTCGGCCGCACCGCAACGGCTGACTGA